Part of the Solwaraspora sp. WMMA2065 genome is shown below.
CGGTGCCACCAGCAACCCCGCGTCCGGCTGGTCCAGCGTCCGGTCGCCGAGGCGCAGGTGGCCGGCGTGCAGCGGCTGCAGTCCGGCGAGGGCCCGCAGCGCCGTGGTCTTGCCGGCGCCGTTGGGCCCGAGCAGCGCGACCACTTCCCCGGGGACGACGGTCAGCCGCAGGTCGAGGGTGAACCCGGTGCGGCGGACCACCAGATGTGCGTCGAGCGCCGCCGCCGGCCCCGGGTCGGGGACGGGGTCGTCGGCCCGTCGCCGCGTGGTCACCGCAGACCACCGACCCAGCGCTCCCGCAGCCCGGCGAGAATCACCACTGACACGGTCAGCAGCAGCAGGCTCAGCACGATCGCGGCGTCGAAGTCCTGCTCCAGGGCGAGGTAGACGGCGAGCGGCATGGTCTGCGTACGGCCGGGGAAGTTGCCGGCGAAGGTGATGGTGGCACCGAACTCGCCGAGCGCCCGCGCCCAGCACAGCACCGAACCGGCGGCGATCCCGGGGCCGACCATCGGCAGGGTGACTCGGCGGAACGTGGTCCACCGGCTGGCCCCGAGGGTGGCGGCGGCCTCCTCGTACCGGGGGTCGGCACCGCGCAGCGCGCCCTCGACCGCGATGATCAGGAACGGCATGGCGACGAACGCTTCGGCGAGCACGACGGCGGTGGTGGTGAACGGCAGGGTCACCCCGAACGCGCTGTCCAGCCAGCCGCCGACCAGGCCGCGCCGGCCGTAGACGAGCAGCAGCGCGACGCCGCCGACCACCGGCGGCAGCACCAGCGGCACGGTGACCAGGGCGCGGATCAGGCCCCGGCCGGGAAACCGGGTGCGGGCCAGCAACCAGGCCAGCGGTACGCCGAGCAGCAGGCAGAGCACGGTGGCGGCAGTGGCGGTCAGCAGGGACAGCCGCAGCGCGTCGAGGACGCCGGGCGCGGTGAGCCGGGCCGGCAGCTGCGCCCACGGGGTACGCAGCAGCAGGCCGGCCAGCGGCAGCGTCAGGAAGGCCAGTCCGGCCAGGGCGGGCAGGGCGAGGAAGACCGGCGGCCGCCGGTCGGTGCGGCGACGTCGCCGGCTGACGGCGGGCGGCGCGGGCGTGGTCACGGACGCTGGAAGCCGGCGTCGGTCAGGTCGGCCTGGCCGGCGGCGGAGCGGACGTACCCGACGAAGGCCTCCCCGGCCTGCGGGTTGGTGGCAGCAGCCAGGGTGACGATCGGGTATTCGTTGATCGCCTGGCCGGACTCGGCGAACTCGACGGCGTCGACCTCGTCGGCGGCGGCGGCCGCGTCAGTGCGGTAGACGACGGCGGCGTCCACCTCGCCGAGGCGGACCTTGGACAGCGCGGCGCGGACGTCCCGTTCGAAGGTTACCGGGACGAGGTCGCTGCCGGCGGCGTCGAGCGCGGTACGGGCGGCCGCCCCGCATGGCACCTGCTCAGCGCAGAGGGCGACCTTGACGCCGGACCTGGTGAGGTCGGCCAGCCCGGTGACGCCGGCCGGGTTGCCGTCCGGCACCGCGATGACCAGCTGGTTGCGGGCGAAGACGGCCGGTTCGCTGGCTGCCTCGCCTGCGGAGACGACCGTTGCCATGGTGGCCGGGCTGGCGGCGGCGAACACGTCGGCGGGTGCCCCGGCGGTGATCTGCTGGGCTAGCTGGGAGCTGCCGGCGAAGCTGAAGGTGACGGACACACCGGGGTTGGCCGCCTCGAAGTCGGCCCCGATTCGGGTGAACGCGTCGGTCAGCGAGGCGGCGGCCAGCACGGTGAGTGGGCCGGTGACGCCGGCTACGGCGTCGTCCCGGCTGTCGCCGGGCGCCGCCGCAGGGCCGGTGGCGCAGCCGGCGGCCAGCAGCGCGGTGGCGAGAACGGTGCCGTACGTCCGCCGGTGAGTCGTCGTCACGCGGACCAGCGTATATACCGCAGAAGCGAGGCCGGATACCGTCGCCAGGCAGCTGGCAGGTGCGATGACCTCGGTCCGACCGGTCCCACGCTGGCGAGTGCCCCGCCAGGTGTCGACGGCCGCCGCTCGGCGAATTCTGGCCGGACGTCGCCGATTTCCACCGATCCGGCGTCGTGAGCGATACAACCAGCCGGCCGTGTTGCCAATATCTGACACCGGCCTGACGTCGTCGCTGATTGTCGCTGCTCGAACTCCGGAGGTATAAACGATTCGCCGCGCCGCACACTGGCGGAGAGCCATGTCGTCGCGCCATTGCCCGCAACCTGACAGATCCTGATCTGGAGATCAGATGGCCAACTTCAATGCTCGACGTGACATCAAGATCAACGAGCAGATCATCTTCGAGCAGTCAGGCGGTACGGAGGATCTCGGCGGCGTCGTGGCGTTACAGGAGGCGTTGGAGCGACTGGGCGAGATGCTCGCCAACGCTCGGTCCCGAGGCGAACTGGCCGAGGCAGATTACGCTGCGGCGCAGCGCGAGTTGATCTGCGCACAGCAACAACTTCCTGCTGATGATCGGGAAGAGCAGCGTGCGCTGCAGGCCGCGCTGACCCGGATCGGGAAGATTCTTCCCGGTACGCTGGCGATCAGCGCGAACGTGGCGACGATCCTGGGTTCCTTCGGGGCATGAGCATGCCGACCGGGGCCTTCAGTCAACCCGTGCAGCAGCCACGGCAGCCGACCGACCGGAACCTGTACGCCGCTCGTGACATTAACATCGGCAAACAGGTCCTGATTGAGAACAAGACATATCAGGTCAACCCGCAGGCCTCTTTCGAGGAGCGGCTCGCGGCCGCCGAGCGGATGCTCCGAGGCGGTGTAGTCACTTCCGCCCGCGAACTGCTCCGAGATCTGATCACCTCGCCGCAGTCGTCCAACAAGGTGGTCTACTACTACCTCGTCGCGGTGCTGAGCGGCCGAACGGTGGACCACCTGTCTGATGATGAGTTCCGTACGATCAACGGACAGGCTCAGCTCACCAAAGACCGACCTCGCGACGAGTGGACCGAAGCACTGGAAACCGTCGAGATGATGGTCGCAAACTCAACTCAGCAGGCAGCCGACGAGTCCCAGATCAGCATACACCGCATCCTGGACCGCTTTCAGAAGCTTGACAGTAAACGACGAGAGGAAATAATCCGGCACCTGGACATGATTCTGTCCGGGCAGCTCCAGGATCTGCTGGATGCCAAGCTGGCTGGCGAGATAAGCACCCAAAGGATGGGAGACGGCCGCCGCGACCGGGTCTGGATGTTCTTTGAGCCGATCCCGCTGGCCCCGCAGCCGATGCCGGTCGCCCCGGAAAAGAGCAGACTCGACGCCTGGATCCGGCTTGGGCTGGGCCTCGCCGCCGTCGGCGGCGGCGTAGCCCTCGCCCTCCTGACCGCCGGAAGGCAGAGTCTCGGCGGCAGCGCCCTGGTCACGCTTCTTTGGCTTGCCGGCGGCGCGGGCATCGCGTTGTTTGGTCCCCGGCACGACTGGATGCGCCGCCGCCTCGCCCGCAGCGAACGAGAGTTTAGCTCGTACGCCGACACGCTACCGGCCGGCTGGTCCGCGCCACAGCCGTTCAGCTCCGTTCTCGAACGCCTCGTCAGCGACAGTTTCGCAAGCTTCCGCCCCCGAGAACGACTGTCCGACGTGCAGTGGGCCGGGCTAACTGTCGGCATCCGCGCCACCCTTCGTCGCGATCTCACGCTGTTGTACGGCTACCCCGACGCGGACGTGGCAAGGATCCGGTGGCTGGTGCGGTGGTACGCATGGCGCGCCGCCGACCAGTGGCGGCGTGGCAAACTGGCGGAGTTCCGCGAACGGCTACGTGTTCCCTTTTCAGTGCGTGTCGGTGTTTCCTCGGGATGGACAGCCTTCCACATCGCCACCGTTACCGCCGTGATTCTCGGAATGTTCGCCATGCCGTGGCACGCACTGCTCGCAGCGATGCTGCTCGTCACGGGTGAGTGGGTATCGTGGAAGGCGCTGCTGACCCTGCAGTCGGAGCGGATCCGCTACGCGGAGGAGAGCCGGGAGTCCACTGCCCGACTGGCTGCCGAGCGGACCGAGTTCGGCCGATGGTCGCAGGTGCTCGCCGACCGGCCGTCCGACGAGGAGATGGCCCGCTGGCTCGACTATGACAAGGTCTTCATCCGAATGGAGGTGATGCGCGACTACGGGTTGTCGAACCGCGACGTCATCACGCATGTGCTGATGACCCAGGAGGCACCGGACGCATTGCGCGCCCGGGTACTGCACGGGCCACCTCGTTACTCGAAGTACGAGATGATCCTCTTTCTATTGAGTCAACGCGGCGTCCGCCAGGTCGCCATGTCTATGGATTTCGCCACCGGAACGCTGAGCAACGAAAGCCGACAGACGTTCCGGTACGACATGATTGAGTCGGTACGGGTAGATGAATTCGGCCTCCGACTTTCCGACGGACAACGCAAGCTTCTCTCACCTCAGGAGGCAGGCGCATTTGGGCCGCACGTGAACAAACTCGTAACCCGCCAAGCATTTAACCTCAACCTCGCGGGGGGCCGCGAAATCAACGTACTGGTCGAGAACTTCGAGAAGGGTTTCCTGGGACCGGAGGAGAACCTTGCACGGCTGCGGCAGCTGGCGCTCAGTTCCTCCGGCATCAGCTCCGCGATCCGAATCCTGGAGTCGGTTTCCGCAGACGGACGGGACTGGATCACCGACGAGCAGCGGAGGCTGCGGCGGAGGCTCCAGCTCGATAGCAGCGGCGACACGGCGAAGGCCCTCCCGCCGTCCTCTGACGGCGACGACCGTGACGGCGGCCCGTGGTCCACTTGATGGTGTGACCGTCACGCAGACCGCCGAACCCCCCGTCGCCGACCGCCGGTTGCCCCGGCTCCGCCTGCTCTGGTCGTTCGCCCGGCCGCACCGCCGCGCGCTGGGCCTCGGCCTGTGCCTCGCCCTGGTCGGCTCCGCCGCCGGCCTCGCTACGCCCATGGTCACCAAATGGGTGCTGGACACCCTGACCGGGGCGGCGTCGCTGCGCGGCCCGGTGCTCGCGCTGCTCGGTCTGCTCGTCCTGGGTGTCGTGATCTGGCTGTGGCAGTGGATCCTGCTCGGCACCGTCGGTGAACGGGTGATCCTCGACGCCCGCCAGTCGATGGTGCGCCGACTGTTCCGGGCCACCGTGCCGGCCGTCACCGCCCGGCCCACCGGCGAGTTCGTCACCCGGGTCACCTCGGACACGGTGCTGCTGCGCGAAGCCGCCTCGTCGAGCGTGATCGGCCTGATCAACGGCTCGGTGAGGATGGTCGGCACTCTGGTGCTGATGGCAGTGCTCGACCTGGTGCTGCTCGGCGCCACCGTCGCCTCGGTGGCCGGGATGACCGTCCTGTTCAGCCTGTTGCTGCCGGGCATCGCCAAGGCACGCGAACGCGCCCAGGAGCACGTCGGCAAGTTGGGTGCGGCGCTGGAGGGCACGTTACGGGCGATCCGCACGGTCAAGGTGAGCCGGGCCGAGCAGCGCCAGTCGGAGCGGATCGTCGGCGAGGCCCGCGAGTCGGCCCGGCAGAGCATCGCGGCCATCCGCCGCGAAGCCCTCGCCTGGACAGTCGCCTGGGCCGGCATCCAGTTGGCAATCATCACGATCCTCGGTCTCGGCGCCTGGCGGGTCGGCACCGGCGCGCTGCCGGTCTCCAGCCTGATCGCGTTCCTGCTGTACGCGTTCGGGCTGATGGAGCCGGTCACCACGCTGAGCCGGCACCTCACCGCGCTGCAGTCCGGGATCGCCGCGGCCGGTCGAATCCGGCAGGTCGAGGCGATGCCGGCCGAGGCCGACCCGGCCGTTACCCCGGCACCGGGGACAAGCCCGCAGCCGGCTGCCCGCCGGGCGGGTCGGGCGACCGACGACACCGACCGGCCGGTACTGGAACTGCGGCAGGTCACCGCCGGCTACGGACCCGACCTACCGGCCGCGGTACGCGACATCGATCTCGCCGTGCCACGCCGTGGGCACCTGGCCATCGTCGGCCCCTCCGGCGCCGGCAAGACCACCCTTTTCTCGCTGATCCTGCGGTTTCTCGCACCGCAGCAGGGCGAGCTGCTGCTCGACGGTCGACCGTACCCGTCGCTGGGCCACGAGCAGGTCCGGAGCCGGTTGGCGTACGTCGAGCAGGACACCCCGGTGATCCCCGGCACCATCCGGGAAAACCTGCTGTTCACCCATCCGGACGCCACCGACGGGGAGATCCACCGCGCGCTGCACGCGGTCCGGCTGACCGAGAAGATCGACTCGCTCGGCGACGGGCTGGACACCCTGCTCACTCCGTCGTCGATGTCCGGCGGGCAGCGGCAGCGGATCGCGCTGGCCCGGGCGATCCTGCGGCGGCCGGACGTCCTGCTGCTCGACGAGGCGACGGCCCAGGTCGACGGACTCACCGAGGCGGCCATCCACGACTGCATCCGGGAGCAGGCCGGCAACGGCGCGGTGGTCACCATCGCGCACCGGCTCTCCACCGTCATCGACGCCGACACCATCGTGGTGATGGACAGCGGGCGGATCCGGGCGTACGGCGACCACGAGACGCTGTCGGCCACCGACGAGCTGTACCGCGACCTGGTGGAGGCGCTGCGGATCGCCCAGGCCGGCGGAGCGGCGAACGGTGACCGCGTCGGCGGGTCTGCGGACGGTGACCGCGCCGGCACCGGGGAGCTGGTGCCGAGCGACGTGGGCTGACCCGACGCCGAAAGCGACCGACGACGCCGGCGGGGGGGCACGGCGGGCTGCTCCGTTTCATGCGCACCGCCGGGGGTACCTCGTCGGCCGGGAACGGAGGTTGCCACGATGGCGGATCGGCAGGTACGCGCGGTCGACGCGCTGCTCGACCGGCAGGGCCGGACGTTCAGCGTCGAGGCGGGTATCGCCCTGGCCGACCGGCCGGCCCCGCTGTACCAGCTGCTGGTGCTGGCCACCCTGCTCAGCGCCCGGATCTCGGCCGGGGTCGCGGTCGCCGGCGCTCGGGAACTGTTCGCGGCCGGCTACCGCACACCGGCGGCGATGTGCGCGGCCGGTTGGCAGGACCGCGTCGACGCGCTCGGCCGGGGCCACTACCGGCGGTACGACGAACGGACCGCCACGATGCTCGGCGACGGAGCCGAACTGTGCCACCAGCGGTGGGGCGGTGACCTGCGGCGGCTGCACGCTGAGGGCGGTGACGATCCGGCCGTGCTGCGCCGGTTGCTGACCATGTTCCCCGGCATCGGCCCGACCGGAGCGGACATTTTCCTGCGCGAGGCGCAGGCGGTCTGGCCCGGACTACGTCCGTACCTGGACAAGCGGGTGGTGACCGGGGCCCGCAAGCTGGATCTACCGACCTCACCGCGGCGGCTGGCCGCCCTGGTGGGTGAGCGCGACCTGCCCCGGTTCGCCGCTGCCCTGGTCCGGGTCTCGCTCGGCGGTGACGCCGGACGGGTCAGCGGGCCGGGCGAGGGCTGACCGGGCCGGACGCCGACTCACCCGGCCGACGCCGGTCGAGTGTGCGCCGGGCCGGCGCGTCCCGGATCGGGGTGAGGATGTCGCCGATCAGCGCGGCCATCGCCGGGGACGGTTCCAGCTGCAGCTCCCGCAGGGCCAGATCGCGGTACGCGTAGAAGGCGTGCAGCGCCTCGTAGGCGTTGCCCTCGGCGAGATGGATCTGCACGATCAGCCGGTGTGGGGTCTCCCGCAACGGTTCGGCACCGACCGCTTCCAGTGCGGCCTGCAGCGCCTCGTCGTGCCGACCGGCGTCCAGATGGGAGCGGGCGATGTGCTCGAGCAGGTGCAGCCGCAGCTGCCGCAGCCGTTCCCGTTCCAGCAGCACCCAGTCGTCGTACCAGCCGGGCAGCAGGTCGTGCCGGGCGGCGGTGAGCACCGCGTCGGCCAGTCGCGGATCCCCACCGTCGCGCACCCGCGCGGCGGTCCGGACCAGGTCGTCGACGTCGACCTGGACCCGATGGTCGAGCCGGACGGTGTCGCCGGCGGTCCGCAGCGGGCAGTTCGGCTCCTGACGCAGCCGCCACAGTGCGGTACGCAGCGAGGACAGTGCGCGGTCCTCGGCGGCTTCCGGCCAGAGCAGACCGGCCAGGTGGGCACGGGTGGCGCCGGGTCGCAGCCCGATCACCGCGACGATCCGCTGCAGTCCACGGGGGATCAACACGGTCTCGTGCTGGTGGAGCAGACGGAAGCCGCCGAGCAGCAGCAGCCGGACTGATGCCCCCGCGTTGCCTGCCTCTGACGTCACGGCCGAACCTCCTGCACACGTCAGTCACCGGTCGCCGCCCTTGCATCACGTCATCGCGTCACGAAGATTATCAATCATGGTTACTCTCAGTCAACATTCAGTCGACTACCCGATTCGCTTGACCCACCGACCCCATCCCATCTGACCTGGCATTTTGCAACCCCGATGGCAGCTGGAGCGATACCGACGCACATCGAGAGCGATCACGCACTGTACTCACAGGCCGTGACCTCGGCGTCACCAGTGAACGGTGCCCCGGACGGCACGGACAACGCGCCGGTGACGCCGACGGCGGCAAGGTTGGCCAGGACCGGGCCCGACACCGCTGGGAGGAACCATGGATCGCTCGCTGATCATCGCCAAGGTGGTCCCCGACGCGGAGCAGCAGGTCGCGGAGATCTTCGCCGAATCGGACCTGACCGACCTGCCCCACCTGGCCGGGGTACGGCACCGGTCGCTCTACCGGCTGCACGACCTGTACGTGCATCTGATCGAGACCGCCGAGACCGGACCGGACGCGGTGGCCGCCGCCCGGCGACACCCGGAGTTCGACGAGGTCAGCCGCCGACTCGCCAGCTACATCAGCCCGTACCTGGCGACCTGGCGGTCACCTCGGGACGCGATGGCGCACCGGTTCTACCACTGGGACGCACCCACCGGTCGGCCCCGATGACCGCCGTCGCGGCCCTGGGCCGCAACCGCTGGCTGCGCTGCCACGCCTGCCGCGCACTGGTCTACCGGCGACGGATGCGCCGCAACCTGGAGGTCTGCCCCGAGTGTGGAGACCACCAGCGGTTGACCGCGGCGGAACGGATCGGACAACTGGTCGACCCGGACAGCTTCACCAGGCTCGCCGACCGCGCCGCCGAGGTGGACCCGTTGGGGTTCGTCGACTCGATGCCGTACCGGCGACGGCTGGCCGAGGCGCGGGCGGCGACCGGCATGGCGGAGGCGGTGTTGTGCGGCACCGCCCGGATCGGCGGGCATCGGGCCGTCCTGGCGGTGATGGACTTCCGGTTCCTCGGTGGCAGCCTCGGCTGCGCCACCGGCGAGTTGATCACCCGCGCCGCCGAGGAGGCACTCGCCGCCCGGGATCCGCTGGTGCTGGTCACCGCCTCCGGCGGGGCGCGAATGCAGGAAGGCGTCCTGGCGCTGATGCAGATGGCGACGGTCAGCTGCGCGATCGCCGAACTGCGCGCCGCCGGACTGCTCACCGTCAGCGTCGTCACCGATCCGACGTACGGCGGCGTCGCCGCCTCGTTCGCCACCAACACCGACCTGGTGATCGCCGAACGCGGCGCCCGGATGGGGTTCGCCGGCCCCCGGGTGATCCGGGAGACGATCCGCCAGGCGTTGCCCCCCGGTTTCCAGACCGCGGAGTTCCTGCTCCGGCACGGCCAGGTCGACATGGTCGTCGAACGCCACGACCTACGCCCCCGGCTGCGCGCCCTGCTCGCGCTGGCCGCGGGTGGCCGGGCCGGAGCAGGTCCGCTGGCCGAACCGACGGTGCCGGGATCCGGGCCGATTCCGCGCCCCAGGCCGACGCACCGGGCCGACGCGACGCCGACCGCCTGGCAGTCGGTGCGTACCGCCCGGGACCTGGCCCGGCCGACCACTCTGGACTATCTGCGGACGGCGTTCGACGGCTTCGTCGA
Proteins encoded:
- a CDS encoding ABC transporter permease, whose amino-acid sequence is MTTPAPPAVSRRRRRTDRRPPVFLALPALAGLAFLTLPLAGLLLRTPWAQLPARLTAPGVLDALRLSLLTATAATVLCLLLGVPLAWLLARTRFPGRGLIRALVTVPLVLPPVVGGVALLLVYGRRGLVGGWLDSAFGVTLPFTTTAVVLAEAFVAMPFLIIAVEGALRGADPRYEEAAATLGASRWTTFRRVTLPMVGPGIAAGSVLCWARALGEFGATITFAGNFPGRTQTMPLAVYLALEQDFDAAIVLSLLLLTVSVVILAGLRERWVGGLR
- a CDS encoding TcmI family type II polyketide cyclase → MDRSLIIAKVVPDAEQQVAEIFAESDLTDLPHLAGVRHRSLYRLHDLYVHLIETAETGPDAVAAARRHPEFDEVSRRLASYISPYLATWRSPRDAMAHRFYHWDAPTGRPR
- a CDS encoding bacterial transcriptional activator domain-containing protein encodes the protein MTSEAGNAGASVRLLLLGGFRLLHQHETVLIPRGLQRIVAVIGLRPGATRAHLAGLLWPEAAEDRALSSLRTALWRLRQEPNCPLRTAGDTVRLDHRVQVDVDDLVRTAARVRDGGDPRLADAVLTAARHDLLPGWYDDWVLLERERLRQLRLHLLEHIARSHLDAGRHDEALQAALEAVGAEPLRETPHRLIVQIHLAEGNAYEALHAFYAYRDLALRELQLEPSPAMAALIGDILTPIRDAPARRTLDRRRPGESASGPVSPRPAR
- the modA gene encoding molybdate ABC transporter substrate-binding protein encodes the protein MTTTHRRTYGTVLATALLAAGCATGPAAAPGDSRDDAVAGVTGPLTVLAAASLTDAFTRIGADFEAANPGVSVTFSFAGSSQLAQQITAGAPADVFAAASPATMATVVSAGEAASEPAVFARNQLVIAVPDGNPAGVTGLADLTRSGVKVALCAEQVPCGAAARTALDAAGSDLVPVTFERDVRAALSKVRLGEVDAAVVYRTDAAAAADEVDAVEFAESGQAINEYPIVTLAAATNPQAGEAFVGYVRSAAGQADLTDAGFQRP
- a CDS encoding ABC transporter ATP-binding protein, whose product is MTVTQTAEPPVADRRLPRLRLLWSFARPHRRALGLGLCLALVGSAAGLATPMVTKWVLDTLTGAASLRGPVLALLGLLVLGVVIWLWQWILLGTVGERVILDARQSMVRRLFRATVPAVTARPTGEFVTRVTSDTVLLREAASSSVIGLINGSVRMVGTLVLMAVLDLVLLGATVASVAGMTVLFSLLLPGIAKARERAQEHVGKLGAALEGTLRAIRTVKVSRAEQRQSERIVGEARESARQSIAAIRREALAWTVAWAGIQLAIITILGLGAWRVGTGALPVSSLIAFLLYAFGLMEPVTTLSRHLTALQSGIAAAGRIRQVEAMPAEADPAVTPAPGTSPQPAARRAGRATDDTDRPVLELRQVTAGYGPDLPAAVRDIDLAVPRRGHLAIVGPSGAGKTTLFSLILRFLAPQQGELLLDGRPYPSLGHEQVRSRLAYVEQDTPVIPGTIRENLLFTHPDATDGEIHRALHAVRLTEKIDSLGDGLDTLLTPSSMSGGQRQRIALARAILRRPDVLLLDEATAQVDGLTEAAIHDCIREQAGNGAVVTIAHRLSTVIDADTIVVMDSGRIRAYGDHETLSATDELYRDLVEALRIAQAGGAANGDRVGGSADGDRAGTGELVPSDVG
- a CDS encoding acetyl-CoA carboxylase carboxyltransferase subunit alpha; amino-acid sequence: MTAVAALGRNRWLRCHACRALVYRRRMRRNLEVCPECGDHQRLTAAERIGQLVDPDSFTRLADRAAEVDPLGFVDSMPYRRRLAEARAATGMAEAVLCGTARIGGHRAVLAVMDFRFLGGSLGCATGELITRAAEEALAARDPLVLVTASGGARMQEGVLALMQMATVSCAIAELRAAGLLTVSVVTDPTYGGVAASFATNTDLVIAERGARMGFAGPRVIRETIRQALPPGFQTAEFLLRHGQVDMVVERHDLRPRLRALLALAAGGRAGAGPLAEPTVPGSGPIPRPRPTHRADATPTAWQSVRTARDLARPTTLDYLRTAFDGFVELHGDRLGADCPAIVAGLARLGDQPVAVIGQQKGHDPREMLARNFGMASPAGYRKALRVMGLAARLGLPVVTLIDTPGAHPGVDAEEQGQAAAIATCLRTLARLPTPVVAVVTGEGGSGGALALAVADRVLMLQNAVYSVISPEGCAAILFHDRAAAPRAAAALQLTAPDLVRLGVADGIVGEPPGGAQRDPAGAADRVRAALTAALSDLLAVPTTDLLRRRSRRFRRYGAGTVDAAVPQPDTDRTIQVMPR